Proteins from a genomic interval of Brachybacterium vulturis:
- a CDS encoding inorganic phosphate transporter, translated as MPGTPAQTTTDAPVPAGFLGPDRNWHLGAGLMTVAATVAFAIWSFTHTGTDVNAFLLILAIAFGLFMAFNIGGNDVANSFGTSVGAGTLTMKQALMVAAVFEVSGAVLAGSSVTETVRSGIVDIGAMHIDPLSFAYIMMAALLGAAVWLLLATRMGWPVSTTHAIIGGIVGAAVTTGVVTGTGGLEMVQWGEIGQIVISWILSPLLGGVTAYLLFGAIKRHILAPSARAIALGSRGFDDAEDDEDDEEDEDGSEDESGRHVAGYERVSELQQSAFAESAALDLTPGGPGAELAEHASHLTKKERKAARKVERRAAYHALEKRVPPLAAGASVLLAGMLVFKGLKNVGLDISLGNGVLLLIMLAVGVWMATTVFARALKKQSISRATFIMFSWMQVFTACAFAFSHGANDIANAIGPFAAVLDVLRTGRIASEAAVPTAVLIAFGVALISGLWFVGRKVIHTVGTGLTAMHPSSGFAAELAAASVVLLASVLGLPVSSTHILIGAVLGVGIVNHAANWKLMRPIFLAWIITLPAAAGIGAVVVLVLRAIF; from the coding sequence ATGCCTGGCACGCCCGCTCAGACGACCACCGACGCGCCCGTCCCCGCGGGCTTCCTCGGCCCCGACCGGAACTGGCATCTCGGTGCTGGACTGATGACGGTGGCGGCCACCGTCGCCTTCGCCATCTGGTCGTTCACCCACACCGGCACGGATGTCAACGCCTTCCTGCTGATCCTCGCGATCGCCTTCGGGCTGTTCATGGCGTTCAACATCGGCGGCAACGATGTCGCGAACTCCTTCGGCACCAGCGTCGGGGCGGGGACGCTGACGATGAAGCAGGCGCTCATGGTCGCTGCCGTCTTCGAGGTCTCCGGCGCGGTCCTCGCCGGAAGCTCCGTGACCGAGACCGTGCGCAGCGGGATCGTCGACATCGGGGCCATGCACATCGACCCGCTGTCCTTCGCCTACATCATGATGGCCGCCCTGCTGGGCGCCGCCGTCTGGCTCCTGCTCGCCACCCGGATGGGATGGCCGGTCTCGACCACCCACGCGATCATCGGCGGCATCGTCGGCGCAGCCGTCACCACCGGGGTGGTCACCGGCACCGGCGGGCTCGAGATGGTCCAGTGGGGCGAGATCGGGCAGATCGTCATCTCCTGGATCCTCTCTCCGCTGCTCGGCGGTGTCACCGCATACCTGCTGTTCGGCGCGATCAAGCGCCACATCCTGGCGCCGTCCGCCCGGGCCATCGCCCTGGGCTCGCGCGGTTTCGACGACGCCGAGGACGATGAGGACGACGAGGAGGACGAGGACGGCTCCGAGGACGAGTCCGGCCGCCACGTGGCCGGCTACGAGCGCGTCTCCGAGCTCCAGCAGTCCGCCTTCGCCGAGTCCGCAGCGCTGGATCTCACCCCCGGCGGGCCCGGGGCGGAGCTGGCCGAGCACGCCTCGCACCTGACCAAGAAGGAGCGCAAGGCGGCGCGCAAGGTCGAGCGCCGAGCGGCCTACCATGCGCTCGAGAAGCGCGTCCCCCCGCTCGCCGCAGGGGCTTCGGTGCTGCTCGCGGGGATGCTGGTGTTCAAGGGGCTGAAGAACGTGGGCCTGGACATCTCCCTCGGGAACGGCGTCCTGCTGCTGATCATGCTCGCGGTGGGCGTGTGGATGGCCACGACCGTGTTCGCCCGCGCCCTGAAGAAGCAGTCGATCTCCCGCGCGACCTTCATCATGTTCAGCTGGATGCAGGTCTTCACGGCCTGCGCCTTCGCCTTCAGCCACGGCGCCAACGACATCGCCAACGCCATCGGTCCCTTCGCGGCCGTCCTCGATGTGCTGCGCACCGGCAGGATCGCGAGCGAGGCCGCCGTGCCGACGGCCGTGCTGATCGCGTTCGGGGTCGCCCTGATCTCCGGACTGTGGTTCGTGGGGCGCAAGGTGATCCACACCGTCGGTACGGGGCTGACGGCGATGCACCCCTCCTCGGGCTTCGCCGCCGAGCTGGCCGCCGCCTCGGTGGTGCTCCTCGCCTCCGTGCTCGGTCTGCCGGTCTCCTCCACGCACATCCTGATCGGCGCCGTGCTCGGCGTCGGCATCGTCAACCATGCGGCCAACTGGAAGCTGATGCGGCCGATCTTCCTGGCCTGGATCATCAC